In one window of Penaeus monodon isolate SGIC_2016 chromosome 36, NSTDA_Pmon_1, whole genome shotgun sequence DNA:
- the LOC119595453 gene encoding probable ATP-dependent DNA helicase HFM1, with product MISQSEVELQPLTPGRLMARYCVSFATMENFTQLRGDESLKELVEVISSTREFWDVKLRTSEKRVLNGINKTKASVFASPSRGES from the exons ATGATTTCCCAAAGCGAGGTGGAGTTGCAGCCCCTGACTCCCGGCCGGCTTATGGCTCGCTATTGCGTCTCCTTCGCCACTATGGAGAATTTCACGCAG CTGCGCGGAGACGAAAGCCTGAAGGAACTGGTTGAGGTCATTTCCAGTACTCGAGAATTCTGGGATGTTAAG TTAAGGACGTCAGAAAAGAGAGTGCTGAACGGTATTAACAAGACGAAGGCATCGGTCTTCGCTTCCCCATCAAGGGGAGAATCatga